One Eurosta solidaginis isolate ZX-2024a chromosome 1, ASM4086904v1, whole genome shotgun sequence genomic window, gctcgctggaatagctgggcgatttagttgtaactgctccattcGACCTTTtagcgggattcaaggggttgtgtagcgcaatatatagcttctccaacccaattgtcaaccttaccttcgagcggcgaaccccgtttcactaacagacgaggctctggcgaccccaagttccatgaggaggtggggagggagggatggcctgaaggtttcaatgtggccatataaatcgtaaccgagatggtcgggccagcaccttaatggtgctgtgttaccggagcgtatcggatctgtatccaacaaagaaccatcacatcgataacactccccaaagccttcggggagtaacctaatcgctacaacaacaaccttttaacgcttctatctcggcatcaattttgtcctcgagttgtaaaatttttgcatcctgctcttccagtttcgcaaagagccgagatgatacctgttccgacatttgtgccgacatttcagatatacgtgcctcttgcgcacaacaacaacaggatatATTGTCGATCCGAATAGATTTGCTGACATATCTCCTTTTCGAACCGACAGGCCGTATAATGTGATCTTTCACTCAGTCCCCGATGTAAGTACTGCATGTGTAAATATGTTGTTGCAATTTATTTAGCAAAATAATCACATGCACATTTAGCTTTAAAATACATACACGAAGAACAATACACTTTACATACTAATTAGCATTGGAAAATAATTTGTGTATAAAACCACTTTTTTATTTCCTATAAAATATACGTCGCTCACATAATAACGTGTcataaaaactaataaataaatacccAGATTAGTAGCTAACGAGTTATGTGTTCATGTATGTTGAAGCATTTTCAATGTCTGTTTATCTACGAGCTCCAGAGCTGATACAAATACGTCGTATTCAATATTTTTTCGCATGTATTCTATCATATCCTCTGCATTATTCCACAAGCACAGCAGATGTTGCATCTTACACGGCACAGCCAATTTCCTCCATTTTTCTTCTGTAGTTAATGCATTTACAAGTATACGATATTTATTTTCATCACATAGTAATTCATTTAACGTCCGAGGcggatctttttcttttttatagctTTCACCCACGTCAAATTCTTCTTTTATTTCCAATTGATCGATGATGTCTTTAATTGTTGATGTATTGAATTCGGTAGTGTCTTCATCTTCTTCAGTCGACGACGAGGACATTTCTTCTTCTTTTATAATTAACCGATTATCATAATCTATATTAGAACTTAAAGAAAGGATATATGTACAAATTTGATTTGCTACCTTGGAGTTGAGCTCTTTAGCCAACTCGATGGCAGTATGTCCAGCAGCGTTACAGGCACGCATAACCTCGTCTACATTGTGTGCCGATATATTATCCAAAATCAATTTGACCAATTCGAAATTTGATTGCAGTACCGCCATATGTAAGGCATTGTTACGTTCCTTCGTATTTGGTACGAGTGCTGCTTGACGATCGTGTTGTAATAATAATTTTGCTATGTCATAGTTCTTTTGACGAATAGCCAAATGTAAGCAAGTTAAGCCTTCATCGTTTGAAATAGTTAAATCGAGTGGTACATCACGTTTAACAAAACTTTCAATGCATTTTTGGTGTACTTCTTTAACAGCAATATGTAGTGCTGTATCTCCATTACTATTTTGTAAATTTGGATCGCAACCAAGACCTAAAAGTGGTCGAATATAATTTACACGATCATGTAAACAAGCGGTATGGAGAGCACTCTCATTGTGTTGATTTAAGATTTTGTTTAACAAATGGTTCAACTTGAAGTAGTTCAATACGTGGCATGTTTTAATTACGAGTTTTGCATTGTCACTGGCTATTATTTCATGAATTAAACTTtcttttaacacatttttttcgGAATGCTCGGTTAATATATCCTCGACTTGCTTAGCAGCTCTGGCTATTTGAACTGCGCTAAAGTTCTTTGCTGTACGGGTgtcatcaaaaattttgaaaatacgtTGTAAATAACTGTTTGGTTGCATATCTACAGATGTTCCCAATATAGATTTAATGTATATCTTTCGTATATCATTCGCCGTTTGACGACTAGATGTTGAGGATGAGCCATCCTCTACGAGCGTGCCGTTCGACGAAAGCTCGTTATAAATATCGGATATGTTTTCAACGGAATAATTAGGGCAAATTTTCTCCAACTCTTCCGAGTTGATATTCAAACATTCTCTGAAAACATCACTTCCCATTAGCTTGctgatttgtaaatttttatcaTACTCCTCACTGATTGTTGGTTGGTTCATACCATGTACACCAGCCATATTAGCAAGCTGAATTTGCTCTTGCTCTGTTTCCATTTTCATGTCAGCCGTTTGTTCTTGTACTGGTTTTGGTAATTCAAAAGAATTAAGCGAACTACCTGAGCCTGAGCTGCTGGTAGCACTTGAGCAGGTACGACGTCTCTTACGTGATACAACAATATCGCGCGGCTTATAACGAAAAGTCACTGGAGGGTAGCTTCGTTCATCATCGGAAGGGCGCATTAATTCAATATATACATCTACTGGTTTATCAATGTCTTTGTCCTTGTAGGGTGGAGTCTGGCAAACGATGGCATATTGATGATGCACGTCAGACTCGCGAAACTTTCCAAATGCTTCCCAGACAAGATCCTCATCTTCGTTGAACTGGTAAAAGCGCACTTTAATATTCTTCTTACTGACTTTTTCGACTAATAAGATAAGGTCATCGCCACCCGACACACTGCCTGTAGCGATGCTCAGACGACATATACGCAGTTCACCTGTTTGTGCAGACTTTCGGTTGTTGATGGGATTAGAAAATACAGGAGCCGCTATGCGGGAGTACGTATTATCGTCATTTTCTTTAAATGCTTCAAAACACAAGCGAACCTGTAACAAAACAAATaagttcatacatacatatatgtaacttGAGTAGTATTACCTGATTCAGGTTCATTTCTTTAGACTCCTTTTCCGTCTCCTTGTGCAATTCCTGCACCTCTTTGGTGGAAAGCTCATTACGACCCAAATCAAACTTCAAACGATCTTGTTTTTTTCGTAACAACTcatcgaaaataaattttttagcggTATGTATAATACCCATATTTTGGAATTGTGCAACATAACCACGCTCAGGCGAAACAGTTAATCTATGTGGATCGCATATGTCCGTCTCATCTTTGCGGACTACTAATTGATGGGAATGTGGACTCTCGAGGTTGGTTTGAAAAAGACTGCAGCGGATCTCCGCTTTACCTTTATAATTGTATAATTCTACCTCGGGAAATGTTTTTGGTGTACGCTTTGAGTTAGCACCATTCAATGATCCATGCGTTCCATGCATTTCAGATTTATATCGGAATCGAAACTTTTCCACAGGTTGCTCCAGTATCCGTAACTCTGCTAGATAATTtccatgatttaaagaaattttccggCTAGATGCAGTAGCACTGCTTAAGTTTGACAACATTTGTGATGATGATAGTATTCCTCCGTATTGTTGTTGTGGTAAAGAAACCATGGCCGAAGGCATTCCTGCAACGGGCAGGTAATTTGTGTAATTATTTGTTGTGTTTGGTGGATGAATATTTTGATTGTAAACCAGAGTCGCATTTTGTAATGTGCCGTAACATAATTGACTGTGCTGAGCATTTGAGGGTAAGTTCAAGTTTGAGAATTCGGTTTGCAGTAAAGCCGATGGAGATTTTGAAGGTGACGGTGGCGTCGATTTAACGCTAGCAGGTCCAGGTGACATCGTCGAATAACCACTTGTACTAGCGTTGGATGATTCACTTACATAGCGAATATTATTAGATTCTAAGTCAATGTATTCATTGatcattttgggttttttttaacACTTTCGAACTTttatacgaatttgttttactTTCTCTGAAATTTAATGCTGTATATTACGCATTAATTCACAAACTAACCACATATACGTAGATCGCCACGTGTATATTATCAATGAAGATTGCTCGCAAATCAAAACGGCAAATGTGTTTGTTGAAGGGTAACTACTTTTTCTATTTACATATGAAGTAATTTTTGCAATCAGTGCTGGTGCGAAATTTAGAACTTTTCAGAGTAAATATTAAATCAAAAATGAATTTCTGTAGAATAACTCGTAGTTTACAATCGGCAGTCGCTATTTGAGATCGGTTCTTCCCCTTCATTGAACTTTCTTCCATCTTGTGTCATACAGGGTTGCCACCAAGACCCTTTCCTCCCAAAATCGATCTCAAACCTATCAGAATAACAGCCCGAACACAAGATTTTAATGCCGCATCTTGAGCTAACAGATAAGCAGATTGCATGCGTTTGAATGGGGAGCGACGAATAGGCTATGCAAACGCACGCAATTACTCAGTTTTCAACGCACGGTCCTGCTTCTAAAtcttatgtgttcgggccttaACAAAATCATCCGATCTATCAACTCTTCTTCTTTTTCAAATGCTGAGGGTATttaacaaacatatatatatatatatataatttaagcCGCGATAAAAGCATCCAACTCCATTTTTCCTTTAAAACAACGTTTGGATATCAATGGAAAGGGAGGCGAATTCCACACACAATAGCTAAAGAAAAGTGTGTGTTTAAATTGTACAATGGGTAGACTATACATTATGGGACCAGGGGGAGGggagaattatcggagtgaatttaatttaaaatgaaggtaaatgaagaggggcaatacaatttttatattttttactacgaatattcttaggttttttagcatttgcgtgaataaagaaactaatatttctctatactatagcatgtacacataaaaccagtgcgcggttgcattttatcagagttgccatagtaaaattttattatcagttatttatatgcaatattttacttttggcaactctgttcgatcgtcatcgtgtcgtgatttgtccgcaaacgcattgcaaaggagtattgttagagtactccaacatgaagaaaatggaacacataatccaacaatttttgcagggagcttatgcattccaataacatcgccacaatcaaccaagatgttgcgtttgtaaatatgaaggaacttcagacttggcaattgaagtttattgcgCCTTGCCCATtaatatacaaaatttcgcgaagcactgttgtaaacttctccctatacaacaaaaatatttgataacatattttgtgtcgtattcgattgttatattgcagtttttaattgtgaaaaatgttagactacttaccaaccagtgggaaaaataatttcacttgcaaagtgtgccaacacccttaacgaaagcaaatgtcaaattcttcttcttatgatttgcttgtaacaaaattggagagttggctacttttcaatatcagatggcgtcaGCGTCGCTTGATCtacttcttatgatttgcttgtaacaaaattggagagttggctacttttcaatattagatGGCGTCAGCGTCGTTTGATCTACcaatctccataaaaatacgtgcaatctactcataatgcataagcttgtgttaaactcatctatatgaaaacctgtttatgtgtcggagctataagtGTGATAttttctgcatagacgtcaaaaaatccaaagtgattggatcacctgctttgtaattgactatcgctgtctcattctgtatctctttctatcacccgctgaagataggcgccgccatattgaacaccttggcaaaacgctaaaaagtagccatattgaacatccagtTAGGCAGTTGACAGTAAGATATCAgacttaagctggagtcattggtgccgtatagctggagacattggtgctttagcggtaaccgtatcggtaaccttttaacagctgattcggccaaacttatgagaatcaatgcaatcgattattggtgccgctaaggtcgtaaccgtatcgtagccaaccaattgggttttggtttaccgtcgtaacgataaacagctgattacgttagggatacggatacagcgatacgacatacggcaccaatgactccggcttatgtcgtatcgctgtatccgtatccctaacgtaatcagctgtttatcgttacgacggtaaaccaaaacccaattggttggctacgatacggttacgaccttagcggcaccaataatcgattgcattgattctcataaggttggtcgaatcagctgttataaggttaccgatacggttaccgataaagcaccaatgtctccagctttagtttcattcacaatgtttGTAACATTTTCGGTAGGTCCTATAATGCACTATATATgtatttcattctaaatttgttcggaaaaatttaccatcacagcaactcATATCTGAAATTCCGCTCCTTTTTTCGTTGCTCTCCGTCGATCCCAAtggcagcaaccccggtaattttgacacttcgttcagtgtcaaacgcttaTTCCATTACTTTGCGCACGGTTCTGACACTTCAGTCAGtttcaaacggcagtgtgttagaaaaaGAAGGAAGCAAACATATATTTAAGCCCCAATCCCATAAGCCGTTTTTGTATAGATGCGTTTACCACAATCTAATGCATTataagtagattgcacgtatctTTATGGAGAACGACAAATCGAGCGACACTAGCTCCatatgacatgaaaaagtagccatcttccaacttttgttacAAGCAGAGTATAAGAAgtagaatttgacatttgctttggctaagggtgctttcacatttTGCAAATGTAATTAtgtttcccactcgttggtaacttttccaAGTTAAAAACTACAATTTAACCAATGAATAggaaacaaaatatgttagcaagtatatttcttgtatagtgagaatgtttatacggagattcgcaaaattttatacgtgaatgggcaaggcgaaataaacttcattttccaagtctgaagtttcttcatatttacaagcgcaacatcttgggtgaatgtggcgatgttattggcaaagcataagattgcgttgaacgcatctactTGGGGTGTAGTTCATCCATAAGTTGGCCATCGGTGAGATTGACTCTTCTGAATTCCTAGCTCGCCTTAATTTCGCTGTTACCGCTAGGACGTCGAGACACTACGTGCCTTTTATTTTACCGCTATATCGCCTAAACTTCGCAAAAAGAGACCCTCTGCGGATTTGCTGTGCGCTACAATAACCTGTATAAATGTATAAGTATCGAATGTTCGCTTCCTGCATTAAATAGCCTGATACTTTCTAAT contains:
- the LOC137246441 gene encoding nuclear factor NF-kappa-B p110 subunit-like isoform X2 — protein: MLRHITKCDSGMPSAMVSLPQQQYGGILSSSQMLSNLSSATASSRKISLNHGNYLAELRILEQPVEKFRFRYKSEMHGTHGSLNGANSKRTPKTFPEVELYNYKGKAEIRCSLFQTNLESPHSHQLVVRKDETDICDPHRLTVSPERGYVAQFQNMGIIHTAKKFIFDELLRKKQDRLKFDLGRNELSTKEVQELHKETEKESKEMNLNQVRLCFEAFKENDDNTYSRIAAPVFSNPINNRKSAQTGELRICRLSIATGSVSGGDDLILLVEKVSKKNIKVRFYQFNEDEDLVWEAFGKFRESDVHHQYAIVCQTPPYKDKDIDKPVDVYIELMRPSDDERSYPPVTFRYKPRDIVVSRKRRRTCSSATSSSGSGSSLNSFELPKPVQEQTADMKMETEQEQIQLANMAGVHGMNQPTISEEYDKNLQISKLMGSDVFRECLNINSEELEKICPNYSVENISDIYNELSSNGTLVEDGSSSTSSRQTANDIRKIYIKSILGTSVDMQPNSYLQRIFKIFDDTRTAKNFSAVQIARAAKQVEDILTEHSEKNVLKESLIHEIIASDNAKLVIKTCHVLNYFKLNHLLNKILNQHNESALHTACLHDRVNYIRPLLGLGCDPNLQNSNGDTALHIAVKEVHQKCIESFVKRDVPLDLTISNDEGLTCLHLAIRQKNYDIAKLLLQHDRQAALVPNTKERNNALHMAVLQSNFELVKLILDNISAHNVDEVMRACNAAGHTAIELAKELNSKVANQICTYILSLSSNIDYDNRLIIKEEEMSSSSTEEDEDTTEFNTSTIKDIIDQLEIKEEFDVGESYKKEKDPPRTLNELLCDENKYRILVNALTTEEKWRKLAVPCKMQHLLCLWNNAEDMIEYMRKNIEYDVFVSALELVDKQTLKMLQHT
- the LOC137246441 gene encoding nuclear factor NF-kappa-B p110 subunit-like isoform X3 — protein: MPSAMVSLPQQQYGGILSSSQMLSNLSSATASSRKISLNHGNYLAELRILEQPVEKFRFRYKSEMHGTHGSLNGANSKRTPKTFPEVELYNYKGKAEIRCSLFQTNLESPHSHQLVVRKDETDICDPHRLTVSPERGYVAQFQNMGIIHTAKKFIFDELLRKKQDRLKFDLGRNELSTKEVQELHKETEKESKEMNLNQVRLCFEAFKENDDNTYSRIAAPVFSNPINNRKSAQTGELRICRLSIATGSVSGGDDLILLVEKVSKKNIKVRFYQFNEDEDLVWEAFGKFRESDVHHQYAIVCQTPPYKDKDIDKPVDVYIELMRPSDDERSYPPVTFRYKPRDIVVSRKRRRTCSSATSSSGSGSSLNSFELPKPVQEQTADMKMETEQEQIQLANMAGVHGMNQPTISEEYDKNLQISKLMGSDVFRECLNINSEELEKICPNYSVENISDIYNELSSNGTLVEDGSSSTSSRQTANDIRKIYIKSILGTSVDMQPNSYLQRIFKIFDDTRTAKNFSAVQIARAAKQVEDILTEHSEKNVLKESLIHEIIASDNAKLVIKTCHVLNYFKLNHLLNKILNQHNESALHTACLHDRVNYIRPLLGLGCDPNLQNSNGDTALHIAVKEVHQKCIESFVKRDVPLDLTISNDEGLTCLHLAIRQKNYDIAKLLLQHDRQAALVPNTKERNNALHMAVLQSNFELVKLILDNISAHNVDEVMRACNAAGHTAIELAKELNSKVANQICTYILSLSSNIDYDNRLIIKEEEMSSSSTEEDEDTTEFNTSTIKDIIDQLEIKEEFDVGESYKKEKDPPRTLNELLCDENKYRILVNALTTEEKWRKLAVPCKMQHLLCLWNNAEDMIEYMRKNIEYDVFVSALELVDKQTLKMLQHT
- the LOC137246441 gene encoding nuclear factor NF-kappa-B p110 subunit-like isoform X1, producing MINEYIDLESNNIRYVSESSNASTSGYSTMSPGPASVKSTPPSPSKSPSALLQTEFSNLNLPSNAQHSQLCYGTLQNATLVYNQNIHPPNTTNNYTNYLPVAGMPSAMVSLPQQQYGGILSSSQMLSNLSSATASSRKISLNHGNYLAELRILEQPVEKFRFRYKSEMHGTHGSLNGANSKRTPKTFPEVELYNYKGKAEIRCSLFQTNLESPHSHQLVVRKDETDICDPHRLTVSPERGYVAQFQNMGIIHTAKKFIFDELLRKKQDRLKFDLGRNELSTKEVQELHKETEKESKEMNLNQVRLCFEAFKENDDNTYSRIAAPVFSNPINNRKSAQTGELRICRLSIATGSVSGGDDLILLVEKVSKKNIKVRFYQFNEDEDLVWEAFGKFRESDVHHQYAIVCQTPPYKDKDIDKPVDVYIELMRPSDDERSYPPVTFRYKPRDIVVSRKRRRTCSSATSSSGSGSSLNSFELPKPVQEQTADMKMETEQEQIQLANMAGVHGMNQPTISEEYDKNLQISKLMGSDVFRECLNINSEELEKICPNYSVENISDIYNELSSNGTLVEDGSSSTSSRQTANDIRKIYIKSILGTSVDMQPNSYLQRIFKIFDDTRTAKNFSAVQIARAAKQVEDILTEHSEKNVLKESLIHEIIASDNAKLVIKTCHVLNYFKLNHLLNKILNQHNESALHTACLHDRVNYIRPLLGLGCDPNLQNSNGDTALHIAVKEVHQKCIESFVKRDVPLDLTISNDEGLTCLHLAIRQKNYDIAKLLLQHDRQAALVPNTKERNNALHMAVLQSNFELVKLILDNISAHNVDEVMRACNAAGHTAIELAKELNSKVANQICTYILSLSSNIDYDNRLIIKEEEMSSSSTEEDEDTTEFNTSTIKDIIDQLEIKEEFDVGESYKKEKDPPRTLNELLCDENKYRILVNALTTEEKWRKLAVPCKMQHLLCLWNNAEDMIEYMRKNIEYDVFVSALELVDKQTLKMLQHT